A part of Larkinella insperata genomic DNA contains:
- a CDS encoding SulP family inorganic anion transporter, with protein MNYAKTTHRSARTLDFSNAVGDLRGGAVSFLVAVPLCLGIALASGAPLFSGIIAGIVGGLVVGIFSRSALSISGPEAGLIVVTLAAIESLGSFPAFLLATCLAGLIQIGLGYLRAGIISNFFPSSVIKGMLAGIGIILIIKQIPHLVGYDADSAEEISLFQPEGFNILSQFRMALEQLNGVAILIAALSITILLLWERPIFKQNALLKNIPAALVVVVLGISINGLFGIMAPQLALRDNHLVQLPVADSLSGFFGLFTMPDFDQWNNPQVYASALSIALVASLEALLAIEASDQLDPLKRKTPTNAELKAQGIGNLASGLIGGIPLTSVIVRSSVSINAGARTKLAALIHGTLLLVCVIALPTVLNQIPWAALASILLITGYKLSRISIFKELFNEGIDKFIPFVVTIAAILLTDLLTGIAIGMLVALFFILRENYRNAHRIHVFQNGEKEHIRISMGDYVSFLSKASMVKLLTSIPDNAVVEIDSSQSSYIDSDVMNTIYNFKETAQKRNIQLVFLREPTADRDPIPESIVAKRNKYLREIEKM; from the coding sequence ATGAATTACGCAAAAACAACTCATAGGAGCGCCCGGACTCTTGACTTCAGCAATGCTGTCGGCGACCTTCGCGGTGGGGCAGTATCCTTTCTGGTGGCAGTCCCGCTGTGTCTGGGTATTGCTTTGGCGTCCGGAGCCCCCCTCTTCTCGGGGATTATTGCCGGAATTGTCGGCGGGTTAGTCGTGGGTATATTCAGCCGGTCGGCGCTGAGTATCTCCGGGCCGGAAGCCGGTCTGATTGTGGTCACGCTGGCGGCTATCGAATCCCTCGGCTCATTCCCTGCGTTTCTGCTGGCAACCTGTCTGGCCGGCCTGATTCAGATTGGACTGGGTTACCTGCGGGCGGGCATCATCAGTAATTTCTTTCCGTCTTCGGTGATCAAAGGAATGCTCGCCGGTATCGGTATTATTCTGATCATCAAGCAAATTCCTCACCTGGTGGGCTACGACGCCGATTCGGCGGAAGAAATATCCCTGTTTCAACCCGAAGGTTTCAACATCCTCAGCCAGTTCCGGATGGCGCTCGAGCAACTCAACGGAGTAGCGATCCTGATTGCGGCCCTTTCGATAACGATTCTGCTGTTGTGGGAACGCCCGATTTTCAAGCAGAACGCATTGCTGAAAAATATTCCGGCGGCTTTGGTCGTCGTTGTGCTCGGCATTAGCATCAACGGCTTGTTCGGGATCATGGCTCCCCAATTGGCCCTGAGGGACAATCACCTGGTTCAGTTGCCAGTGGCCGATAGCTTGAGCGGCTTTTTCGGTCTGTTCACCATGCCCGATTTCGACCAGTGGAACAATCCGCAGGTTTACGCATCGGCCCTCTCCATTGCTCTGGTTGCCAGCCTGGAAGCGTTGCTGGCCATCGAAGCGTCGGACCAACTGGACCCGCTCAAGCGCAAAACACCCACCAACGCGGAATTAAAAGCCCAAGGCATTGGTAATCTGGCCAGCGGGCTGATCGGCGGTATTCCGCTGACGTCCGTAATTGTCCGGAGCTCGGTGAGTATCAACGCCGGGGCGCGGACCAAACTGGCGGCTCTGATCCACGGAACCCTGTTGCTGGTGTGCGTCATTGCGCTGCCAACGGTCTTGAACCAGATTCCCTGGGCGGCCCTGGCTTCCATTCTGCTCATTACGGGGTACAAACTGTCCCGGATTAGCATCTTCAAAGAACTGTTCAACGAGGGCATCGATAAATTTATTCCGTTTGTGGTTACGATTGCGGCCATCCTGCTAACGGATCTGTTAACCGGTATTGCTATCGGTATGCTGGTGGCGCTCTTTTTCATCCTGCGGGAAAATTACCGAAATGCCCACCGTATCCATGTTTTCCAGAATGGAGAAAAAGAGCACATCCGCATTAGCATGGGCGATTACGTGTCGTTTCTCAGCAAAGCCAGCATGGTGAAGCTTCTGACGTCGATTCCCGACAACGCAGTGGTGGAAATCGACAGCAGCCAGTCGTCGTACATCGACAGTGACGTCATGAACACGATCTATAATTTCAAAGAAACGGCCCAAAAGCGAAACATTCAGCTGGTCTTTTTACGCGAACCAACCGCAGACCGCGACCCCATTCCTGAATCTATTGTAGCCAAACGCAATAAATACCTGCGTGAGATCGAGAAAATGTAA
- a CDS encoding DNA topoisomerase IB, whose product MNLATLAQDPVKAARAVKLVYVNDSAPGIQRKRAGDHFKYQDSKGDEIDDEETLDRIKKLALPPAWENVWICSKHNGHLQATGIDAKGRKQYRYHTNWNAIRSETKFFRMVAFGEQLPALRARIEHDLKSRDLTKEKAIAIALSVMEQTLIRIGNASYEKEYGHYGLTTLKDKHVDVVKTDIRFRFKGKKGVYHDITVRDRRLARLVKACRDIPGKELFQYYDENGDHRSIDSGMVNEYLRECTGTEFSAKDFRTWAGTVNALRLLAELEPCTTDKEAKKNINTVLEQVAHRLGNTRTVSRKYYVHPQVLEAYECQDLNPYFKRKNQFRQTSKYGLDSIEKLLLKFLKDKVKA is encoded by the coding sequence ATGAATCTCGCAACACTGGCCCAGGACCCCGTAAAAGCCGCTAGGGCCGTCAAATTAGTCTATGTGAATGACTCCGCTCCTGGCATCCAGCGAAAACGAGCAGGGGATCATTTTAAGTATCAGGACTCAAAAGGTGACGAAATCGACGACGAAGAAACCCTCGATCGCATCAAAAAGCTGGCCCTGCCCCCCGCCTGGGAAAACGTCTGGATTTGTTCCAAGCACAACGGACACCTTCAGGCCACCGGAATTGACGCCAAAGGAAGGAAACAATACCGCTACCACACCAACTGGAACGCCATTCGCAGCGAAACCAAATTTTTTCGGATGGTGGCCTTCGGGGAGCAGCTTCCGGCTCTTCGCGCCCGCATTGAGCACGATTTGAAAAGCCGGGATCTGACCAAGGAAAAAGCAATTGCCATTGCCCTCAGCGTGATGGAACAGACGCTGATCCGGATTGGTAACGCGTCGTACGAAAAAGAATACGGTCACTACGGCCTGACGACGCTGAAAGACAAACACGTTGACGTGGTTAAAACAGACATCCGGTTTCGATTCAAGGGGAAAAAGGGTGTCTACCACGACATCACGGTTCGCGACCGGCGGCTGGCCCGGCTGGTCAAAGCCTGCCGCGATATTCCGGGCAAAGAACTGTTTCAGTATTACGACGAAAACGGGGACCACCGCAGCATCGATTCCGGCATGGTGAACGAATACCTGCGGGAATGCACCGGCACGGAGTTTTCGGCCAAAGATTTTCGGACCTGGGCCGGAACCGTCAACGCCCTGCGGCTGCTGGCCGAACTGGAACCGTGCACAACGGATAAGGAAGCGAAGAAGAATATCAATACCGTATTAGAACAAGTGGCGCACCGGTTGGGCAACACCCGCACCGTCAGCCGGAAGTATTACGTCCATCCGCAGGTGCTCGAAGCCTACGAGTGCCAGGATTTGAACCCGTACTTCAAGCGCAAAAACCAGTTTCGCCAGACCTCCAAATACGGACTCGACTCGATTGAAAAGCTGTTGCTGAAGTTCTTGAAAGACAAGGTGAAAGCATGA
- a CDS encoding DUF421 domain-containing protein, translated as MNKEEPIQPFDWQRMFLHDFPVGYLGEVALRTVVMFLILLLALKVSGKREVKQLSVFELVLVIGLGSAAGDPMFYDDVPLLTAVVVFVVMMTCYKIFTRLSDKNKTVREALEGQPVYVIQNGCILVQNFNDEDLGLDELFAELRLAGIKQLGQVETAILERNGEVSVFQFEPDQVRIGLPIFPHKLKNPIENLSEAGHYACCKCGQVVEYGQQPVETCQRCDHHEWVRAEK; from the coding sequence ATGAACAAGGAAGAGCCCATTCAGCCCTTCGATTGGCAACGCATGTTTCTTCACGACTTTCCGGTAGGCTACCTGGGAGAGGTGGCGCTGCGAACGGTCGTGATGTTTCTGATCCTGCTGCTTGCGCTGAAAGTTTCGGGAAAACGGGAAGTTAAGCAACTCTCGGTTTTTGAGTTGGTTCTGGTTATCGGGTTGGGGTCGGCTGCGGGTGATCCCATGTTCTACGACGACGTGCCCCTGCTGACGGCTGTGGTGGTTTTTGTGGTCATGATGACCTGCTACAAGATTTTTACCCGGCTGTCCGACAAAAACAAAACCGTTCGGGAAGCCCTGGAAGGCCAGCCGGTTTACGTCATTCAGAACGGGTGTATTCTGGTGCAGAACTTTAACGATGAAGACCTGGGGCTGGACGAGCTTTTTGCCGAACTTCGTCTGGCGGGCATCAAGCAACTCGGTCAGGTAGAAACGGCGATTCTGGAGCGCAACGGTGAAGTCAGCGTTTTTCAATTTGAACCCGATCAGGTAAGAATCGGCCTGCCAATTTTTCCCCACAAGTTAAAAAATCCCATCGAAAACCTTTCGGAAGCCGGACACTATGCCTGCTGCAAGTGCGGGCAGGTTGTCGAGTACGGGCAGCAACCGGTGGAAACCTGCCAGCGCTGCGATCATCATGAGTGGGTACGGGCGGAGAAGTAA
- a CDS encoding DUF2188 domain-containing protein: MPWTKDNYPVSLKNFMAPVRNKAIEIANALLNEGMAEERAIPIATARAEEWATNRNMKIRKNKAA; the protein is encoded by the coding sequence ATGCCCTGGACGAAAGACAATTACCCGGTGTCGCTGAAAAATTTTATGGCGCCGGTGCGGAATAAAGCGATTGAAATCGCAAATGCTTTATTGAACGAAGGAATGGCGGAGGAGCGGGCGATTCCCATTGCGACCGCCCGTGCGGAGGAGTGGGCGACAAACCGGAACATGAAAATACGGAAAAATAAAGCTGCCTGA
- a CDS encoding TolC family protein: MRFLLSLSLCISFLTTWAQPTQSLAPRLRRNSVITQEGPALTLQEAISAALDKSYQIRIFKSQEQIARTDFKTAKASFFPFVTGNLTNNNNLQNLRQEFLDGLRPPQNLYGITNRNTQVGVAVNWTIFNGFGNFIAYDRLGEVVKVSEANTRASIETTVADVATAYYDVIRQLQQLVSLRQALDISRERLELARTNFEVGTRSRADFLTAQVDYNADSSALVTQQQNVRNSKIFLNTLLIRDPATEFAVRDTIIVRTDISLDQLRQSLGTNNPQLIAASLNRRVADLNVRLARSARLPVVNLLGGYNFTAINNQGGFGVRSARNDALVYGVQASVPIFTGFNQRRLIANAQTNALITEYQEADQRLQLQQALEQTYSQYRNNLILVNLEVESFKIANQNVEIAFERYRVGNSTPVEFRDVQRNAVAAETRLIDAEYNAKIAEIELLRLSSQILQQTK, translated from the coding sequence ATGCGCTTTCTTCTATCCCTAAGCCTTTGCATTTCGTTTTTAACCACCTGGGCTCAGCCAACGCAATCGCTTGCGCCCCGACTCCGCCGAAACTCGGTCATTACGCAGGAAGGGCCTGCGCTGACGCTCCAGGAAGCCATTTCTGCCGCACTCGACAAGAGCTACCAGATTCGAATTTTTAAGTCGCAGGAGCAGATTGCCCGGACAGATTTTAAAACGGCTAAAGCTTCTTTCTTCCCGTTTGTGACGGGGAACCTGACGAACAACAACAACCTGCAAAATCTGCGTCAGGAGTTTCTGGACGGCCTGCGTCCCCCACAAAACCTGTATGGCATTACCAACCGAAATACGCAGGTGGGGGTAGCCGTCAACTGGACGATCTTTAACGGGTTTGGAAACTTCATCGCCTACGACCGGCTGGGAGAAGTGGTCAAGGTCAGCGAAGCCAACACCCGCGCCAGCATTGAAACCACGGTGGCCGATGTTGCCACGGCTTACTACGACGTAATCCGGCAGTTGCAGCAACTGGTATCGCTGCGGCAGGCACTCGACATCTCGCGCGAACGGCTCGAACTGGCCCGCACCAATTTTGAAGTAGGCACGCGGTCGCGGGCGGATTTTCTGACCGCGCAGGTTGACTACAACGCCGACAGTTCCGCCCTGGTGACACAGCAGCAAAACGTGCGCAATTCCAAGATATTCCTGAACACACTTCTGATTCGGGACCCGGCCACGGAGTTTGCCGTTCGGGATACAATTATTGTTCGGACGGATATTTCGCTCGATCAGCTTCGGCAGTCGCTGGGAACCAACAACCCGCAGTTGATTGCCGCGTCGTTGAACCGTCGGGTAGCCGACCTGAATGTTCGGCTGGCCCGTTCGGCGCGTTTGCCCGTTGTCAATCTCCTGGGTGGCTACAACTTTACGGCCATCAACAACCAGGGCGGTTTTGGCGTACGGAGCGCCCGCAACGACGCGCTGGTGTACGGCGTTCAGGCCAGCGTTCCTATTTTTACCGGTTTTAACCAGCGCCGGCTGATCGCCAACGCCCAGACCAACGCGCTCATTACGGAGTATCAGGAGGCTGACCAACGGCTGCAGCTCCAGCAGGCCCTCGAACAAACCTATTCGCAATACCGTAACAACCTCATTCTGGTGAATCTGGAAGTGGAAAGTTTCAAAATTGCCAATCAGAACGTAGAAATTGCCTTCGAACGGTACCGGGTCGGCAACTCCACGCCCGTTGAGTTTCGCGATGTGCAGCGCAATGCCGTTGCCGCTGAAACCCGACTGATCGACGCCGAATACAATGCCAAGATCGCCGAAATTGAACTCCTCCGGCTCAGTAGCCAGATTCTGCAACAAACGAAATGA
- a CDS encoding amidohydrolase, translating to MLYRYLVLGSFLFFLAACSSKKNADLIVHHAVVYTADSASNTAQAFAVKDGKFLAVGSSETILNGYTADSVIDLGGQPVYPGFYDPHAHFLGLGQVLDQADLVGTASFDEVIQRLKVFQAKNPTAIWLVGRGWDQNDWPDKQFPTKEKLDAAFPNIPVCLTRVDGHAVMINSKALRLAGVTRNTQIPGGEILLAAGEPTGVLIDNAMGMVRRVIPQPDAKDKERMLLAAQRVCLSLGLTTVSDAGLDRKDIELVEQLHKENKLKIRDYVMVSLGEPNLEYYLKRGPFQTDRLTVRSFKLYADGALGSRGACLRKPYSDRPETGGFLLLSPKELKRALTLLAQSEFQANTHCIGDSANHLILDLYGKLLQKPNGRRWRIEHAQVVSPDDFWKFNRYSVIPSVQPTHATSDMYWAADRLGPIRVKGAYAFKDLMKQNGLIAFGSDFPVEAPNPLYGFHAAVARVDAKGFPAGGFQMENAVDRAAALKAMTSWAAYANFEDHLRGSIEPGKQADFVVLQQDIMKIPAPEIRGATVLQTWVGGEKVFQK from the coding sequence ATGCTATACCGCTACCTTGTTTTGGGCTCATTCCTTTTCTTTCTGGCGGCCTGTTCGTCGAAAAAGAACGCTGACCTGATTGTGCATCATGCCGTGGTCTACACTGCCGATTCGGCTTCGAATACAGCGCAGGCATTTGCGGTGAAAGACGGAAAGTTTCTGGCGGTGGGTTCCTCCGAAACCATCCTGAACGGATACACGGCCGACAGCGTCATTGATTTGGGCGGTCAACCCGTCTATCCCGGCTTTTACGATCCGCACGCCCATTTTCTAGGGTTAGGGCAGGTTCTTGATCAGGCCGATCTGGTCGGTACGGCTTCGTTCGATGAAGTCATTCAGCGGCTCAAAGTGTTTCAGGCTAAAAACCCCACTGCGATCTGGCTCGTTGGCCGGGGTTGGGACCAGAACGACTGGCCGGACAAACAATTCCCGACCAAGGAAAAACTGGATGCGGCCTTTCCCAACATTCCGGTTTGCCTCACCCGGGTCGACGGTCACGCAGTGATGATCAACTCCAAAGCGCTCCGGCTGGCGGGCGTCACCAGGAACACCCAAATACCCGGTGGCGAAATTCTTCTGGCCGCTGGTGAACCGACGGGCGTGCTGATCGATAATGCGATGGGGATGGTTCGGCGGGTTATTCCGCAGCCCGACGCCAAAGACAAGGAACGGATGCTGCTGGCGGCCCAACGGGTTTGCCTCTCGCTGGGTTTGACAACGGTTTCCGACGCCGGGCTCGACCGAAAAGACATTGAGCTGGTCGAGCAACTGCACAAGGAAAATAAACTGAAAATCCGTGATTACGTAATGGTAAGCCTTGGCGAGCCGAATCTGGAGTATTACCTCAAGCGCGGTCCTTTTCAGACCGATCGCCTAACGGTGCGTTCGTTTAAGCTGTACGCCGATGGGGCGCTGGGCTCGCGCGGAGCCTGCCTGCGGAAACCGTACAGCGACCGGCCCGAAACCGGCGGCTTTTTGCTGCTCAGCCCAAAAGAACTCAAACGGGCGCTGACCCTGCTGGCCCAGAGTGAGTTTCAGGCCAATACCCACTGCATCGGCGACTCGGCCAACCACCTCATTCTGGACCTGTACGGTAAACTGCTGCAGAAGCCAAACGGACGGCGGTGGCGGATTGAACACGCGCAGGTGGTTTCGCCGGACGACTTCTGGAAATTCAACCGGTATTCGGTTATTCCGTCCGTGCAGCCCACCCACGCGACCTCAGACATGTACTGGGCCGCCGACCGCCTGGGACCAATTCGGGTCAAAGGAGCTTACGCCTTCAAAGATTTGATGAAGCAGAACGGTTTGATCGCGTTCGGCAGTGACTTTCCGGTCGAAGCGCCCAATCCGCTCTACGGCTTCCATGCCGCCGTGGCCCGGGTTGATGCCAAAGGATTTCCGGCGGGCGGGTTTCAAATGGAAAATGCCGTTGATCGGGCCGCTGCCCTGAAAGCCATGACGAGTTGGGCCGCCTACGCCAACTTCGAAGACCACCTGCGCGGCAGCATCGAACCCGGCAAACAGGCCGACTTTGTCGTTCTGCAACAGGACATCATGAAAATACCAGCGCCTGAAATCCGCGGGGCGACGGTGCTGCAGACGTGGGTTGGTGGCGAAAAAGTATTCCAGAAATAG
- a CDS encoding M48 family metallopeptidase, which yields MRSRVTQIVIGLVMALVALFTYFTNTQENPVTGEKQHVSMTPEQEVRLGIESAPQMAQQFGGLYPDEKVQQSVKRVGQKIVNSTSVKNSPYQFDFHVLADERTVNAFAVPGGQIFITAALLDKLKNEDQLAGVLGHEITHVVGRHSAEQMAKQQLTQGLAGAAAIATSDPDAPGRNAAIAAYVANLIGLKYGRDDEIESDQLGVRWMVESGYKPEAMIDVMEILKAAGGPNRPSEFMSSHPDPDNRIARIQEAIDKYKGAK from the coding sequence ATGCGTTCCCGAGTCACACAAATTGTTATCGGTTTGGTGATGGCCTTGGTGGCCCTGTTCACCTATTTTACAAATACCCAAGAAAACCCGGTGACGGGTGAAAAACAGCACGTCAGCATGACGCCCGAGCAGGAGGTGCGGCTGGGTATCGAAAGTGCTCCGCAAATGGCTCAGCAATTCGGCGGGTTGTACCCCGACGAAAAAGTGCAGCAGTCCGTAAAGCGCGTCGGTCAGAAAATTGTCAATTCAACCAGCGTTAAAAACAGTCCCTACCAGTTCGACTTTCACGTGTTGGCCGACGAGCGGACGGTAAACGCCTTTGCCGTGCCGGGCGGGCAGATTTTCATTACGGCGGCCTTGCTCGACAAGTTGAAGAATGAAGATCAATTGGCGGGCGTCCTGGGCCACGAAATTACCCACGTGGTGGGCCGGCATTCCGCCGAGCAAATGGCCAAACAGCAACTCACGCAGGGGCTGGCCGGAGCCGCAGCCATCGCCACCTCCGACCCCGACGCCCCTGGGCGCAATGCCGCCATTGCCGCCTACGTGGCGAACCTGATCGGGCTGAAATACGGCCGTGACGATGAGATTGAATCGGATCAGCTGGGCGTACGCTGGATGGTCGAGAGTGGTTACAAACCCGAAGCCATGATCGACGTAATGGAGATCCTGAAGGCCGCCGGTGGACCCAACCGCCCCTCCGAATTCATGAGCAGCCACCCCGATCCCGACAACCGGATCGCCCGGATTCAGGAAGCGATTGACAAATACAAAGGCGCCAAGTAA